The Haloarcula laminariae genomic sequence GGCCGGCCGCTATCACCTCTACGTCTCGAAGGCCTGCCCGTGGGCCCACCGCACGCTCCTCGTTCGGGCGCTGAAAGGGCTGGAAGACGCCATCAGCGTCGACGTGGTCGACCCGTTCCGCGACGAGGGCGGCTGGCAGTTCACGCCCGAGAAGGCCGGCTGCACCGAGGACTCGCTGTACGGCTCCGACTACCTCCGGGAGCTGTACGTCGAGGCCGACCCCGACATGACCGGCCGCGTGACGGTGCCGGTCCTGTGGGACAAGCAGGAGGAGACCATCGTCAACAACGAGTCCAAGGAGATTCTCCGGATGCTCGACACCGAGTTCGACGGTGTGGCCGAACACGACGTCGACCTCTACCCGGAGGGGTACCGAGAGGAGGTCGACCGCATCATCGAGGACATCTACGAGCCCATCAACAACGGCGTCTATCGCTCGGGCTTTGCCGACACGCAGACGGCCTACGATAACGCCGTCTCGGAGCTGTTCGACGCGCTGGACCACTGGGACCAGGTCCTCGAAGACCAGCGCTACCTCGCCGGGGACCGCCTCACCGAGGCGGACATCTGCATGTTCACCACGCTTGTTCGCTTCGACGAGGTGTACCACACCCACTTCATGTGCAACCACAAGCTCATCCGCGAGTACGACAACCTCTGGCCCTACCTGCGTGACCTCTACCAGACGCCGGGCGTCGCCGGGACGGTGAACATGGACCACATCAAAGAGCACTACTACACCACCCACCCCGACGTGAGTCCCAAGCGCATCGTCCCGATGGGGCCCGACCCCGACTTCGAGGCGCCCCACGACCGCGACGAGCTACCGGGTGAACCGCCCGCGGACCTGCTCGCGACGGCCTAATCCGTCGCGTCGTTCGCTAGCTTCTCCGCGACCAGTTCTCTATCTCCCGGCTCGTTGACGTTGTGACACCACCCCGTCAGCTCGACGGTCTCGACGCGGTGGCCCCGGCCCACCAGGTCGTCGATGGCGTCGGTAATCTCGTACTCGCCGCGCGCTGAGGGAGCGATGCGGTCGAGCGCGGGGCCGATTTCGGGCCCGAAGGCGTAGAACCCCCGATTGACGAGCGTCGATGGCGGGTCGTCCGGTTTCTCGACCAGTCCCACCACGCGCCCGTGGTCGTCGGTCTCGACGACGCCCGTCGTTTCGGCTTGCCCCCGCGCGACGGACTCGACCAGCAGCGTCGCCGCGGCGGCGGTCTCCCGATGGCGCTCGACCACGCTGTCCAGGTTCGCCCGGCAGACGTTGTCGCCGTTCATGACGACGAACGGCGCTTCGACGGCTGGCATCGCCTGCCGGAGCGCGTGGGCCGTCCCCAACTGCTCGGCCTGCTCGACGTATTCGACAGGGGTGTCGCGGTAGCTGTCGCCGTAGTGGGCGACGATATCGTCGCCTCGGTAGCCGACCACGACCGCGAGACGGTCGACGCCGACCGACAGCAGCGCGTCGAAGGCGTACGAGAGCAGCGGCCGGCCGGCGACCGTGACGAGGGCCTTCGGCTGCTGGGCCGTCAGCGGGCGCAGCCGCGTCCCCTCACCGGCGGCCAGAACGACGCCGTCCATAGGTGGGTCGTCGGTCGCCACCCTCAAAATGGCCGGGTCAGATTTTTGCGCCCGCGCCACCGATACCCGACGATGGTCGAGGACCGCTACGTTGGCGTCGCGTACCGTGACGGGTCGTGGCTGGCAGTGACGTTCACCGAGGCCGGCTACGAGGAGACGACCGTCTTCGACGGTATCGGCGACTGCTGGGCGGCCTACGAGGAGGCGGCGCGCCTGATTCTGGTCGACGTTCCAATCGGGCTCGTCGAGTCCGGTGACCCCGTCCGCCGGTGTGACGCGCTCGCCCGCGACCTGTTGGGACCGCGCAGGGGGGCCGTGTTCGACCCCCCGGTCCGGGAGGCGACCCGAAAGCGGCGCTACTCGGCGGCGAACCGGGTCCACGAGCGCAAGGCCGACGCGGCGCTCTCGGCGGCGGCCTTCGAGCGCAGCGACGCCATCGCGATGTGTGACGAACTGCTCGCGGAGGTCCCC encodes the following:
- a CDS encoding glutathione S-transferase family protein, which encodes MNMLVDGEWRTDAYQSTNEDGEFDRQETSFRDRIRASPRDAEQSSGDEPRDEDDPDARFQPEAGRYHLYVSKACPWAHRTLLVRALKGLEDAISVDVVDPFRDEGGWQFTPEKAGCTEDSLYGSDYLRELYVEADPDMTGRVTVPVLWDKQEETIVNNESKEILRMLDTEFDGVAEHDVDLYPEGYREEVDRIIEDIYEPINNGVYRSGFADTQTAYDNAVSELFDALDHWDQVLEDQRYLAGDRLTEADICMFTTLVRFDEVYHTHFMCNHKLIREYDNLWPYLRDLYQTPGVAGTVNMDHIKEHYYTTHPDVSPKRIVPMGPDPDFEAPHDRDELPGEPPADLLATA
- a CDS encoding nucleotidyltransferase family protein, whose product is MDGVVLAAGEGTRLRPLTAQQPKALVTVAGRPLLSYAFDALLSVGVDRLAVVVGYRGDDIVAHYGDSYRDTPVEYVEQAEQLGTAHALRQAMPAVEAPFVVMNGDNVCRANLDSVVERHRETAAAATLLVESVARGQAETTGVVETDDHGRVVGLVEKPDDPPSTLVNRGFYAFGPEIGPALDRIAPSARGEYEITDAIDDLVGRGHRVETVELTGWCHNVNEPGDRELVAEKLANDATD
- a CDS encoding DUF429 domain-containing protein, whose translation is MVEDRYVGVAYRDGSWLAVTFTEAGYEETTVFDGIGDCWAAYEEAARLILVDVPIGLVESGDPVRRCDALARDLLGPRRGAVFDPPVREATRKRRYSAANRVHERKADAALSAAAFERSDAIAMCDELLAEVPEAAAVVRSAHPELCFRAFAGAPLEHDTTTAAGYAERMRTLAGRDRDAPPVVQRVAEATAGHAVPVAAVLDAVVLAYTAAPGGGELRTLPAEAPTDGSGRPMELVYRAGAPLVG